In Juglans regia cultivar Chandler chromosome 13, Walnut 2.0, whole genome shotgun sequence, the DNA window ATATGTTGTTCTGCTGGTAATGGGAGCAGTATTTCTAGCCTAGTACCAGACTTTTGAAGTATCAGGGAGGGTCTTTATAAATTGAGGAACAAATGTTCAGATATTTAATAGTCGAACCTGATTGCAAACCAGACATTTAATGACCAAGATGGGACATTTTAAGCTTCAACCAAGTCAAGGGAATGAAAAGTTCTTTGTGAACTTTGTGGCAAGTTTGGTTACTAGACTAGAGATGCTGCTATTATAGAGTTGAACTTCCCATTAAGGCTTGTTACTGCTAATTTAACTGGATTGACCTACTGTGTCCTGTAGCATGTTGGTCTTGTAACCCCtataatcaaaagaaaaaccttTTGATTATTTGCTTCAATCATGATGAATATATTCACAGCCAAGCTAGAAGCTAGGCAAGCAGTTTTGTACTGTTGCTTATGAGACCATAGTCAGAATGACTATGTCATCGGAAAAACTTCTAATGCTTTGCACATAAGCACTATCCATAATTACTAATGCATTAGTTTTCTTTGTTTCAGACAAAGAAGGATGACATGTTGCGGTACAAATTGGAGCGAATTCCTTTCCTTGAGGAGCAGATGAGGAAGGTAAGGGAAACAGGGAAGCTGTTGACAATGGACATTGAAAGATTGTTACTCTCGGAGGATAACCGGTTTGATTTTGTGAATGAGGTAGCTGCTGAGGccaaggaatatgttgagaataaCGTGGACGAGTATGGAGGTAGGAAAAAAGCCATCCTTCATGTGCTCAGCAACCGTGTGAATGATGCTGGGTTTTACCGACCAGAGGCATATGAAGAATCTGATCCCTTTAAGCCTGGCCCTGATTACCTGAAAGAAGAATTTACATAGGCTTAGATGGATTTACTATGTCACTGAGAGTTGTAATTGTCAGCTTCTGTAGGACTGTCATTGTATTCTTATCTTTCCTTGTCCTTCCATACCGTTTTACAACGGCCGAGCTGAGCTTGCAATCTGAGTctgaaaattgaaatgcataTATATGAGAAATCTTGCCAGCAAGCTCCATTGGGTGCATCAAGCTCCACTTGAACAGTTAAATACTAACATAAGATCCGGGTGAATGTGGTGTACATAACCAGCCATTCTCTTGCtgatgggagaaaaaaaaaaaattcaatgttTTCTTTTATGGAGATGAATGGAAGCTAATTTAATGGGTTCAACTGCATTTAAAACTATAGATGGATATCGATTAACAAATTAACATAATTGATATAGAGAAATGATGTTTGAAGTTAGAGAACTGCTACACTCACAGAAGATTTCCACCGAAATcttctaccgaaaggcaaatgtttttttttttttttttttgcttttttttcaatcatttttttaaacactttaaatatttttaaaaaatataaaaaaatcataaattcatttaaaaacattccttaatcactaagtaaaaataaaaaaataaaaaaaataaaaaatatattttcggtAGAAATTTTCGGTGGAAATCTTCTGGaggaatagcattttccttgaaGTTATAGTGTGTCAGCGCCTGAcactaggggtgataaacggtccggttggaccgaacggaccgaccgttttggtccggaccgaccgttttggtccggaccggaccgagacttagatcGGTTTGGTttggtccacattttagaggatcgaaaagttttggtccggtccacggtctagggttttttcagaccggaccgaatgaaaaataaaatatattttatatataataattgtacaattaataatataaaattttaaatatattattaatacttgttaatattctataaattaacaatattttatatatatcttcttctaacctatcactattaacaatataaaattttaaatatgttattaacacttgttaatattctatgaattaactaatatataatatcaattagttaattatatagtaattatataaattaataatataattttcatctaatttattatcattgaccttataaaatatttttttattgagtttgttacataatccatattaatcagtcacttaatttaatttagtattttaaataattttttttactaattatttaaaaaataaaaaaattaggccgGACCAACTGgaccggtccctttgggtgttcggtctggtccagtccgaaaaaatgatggaccgaaaaatTGGGTCCATTGCCAGACCGGACCATTTGTACTCCTACTTGACGCGCCGTacattccttttgaaaaaatagtaaatgtaagatctacataaaaaaattaattttttaataataaattttattctttttttttagaagcagtgcatgatgcatgcatacTCTACAACCGataactatatctaacattacaaATTGAGTCGGGTGAATATATTGATTTCaaccttcaaataatttatgtacaaaGTAGTACAACCTTCAAACAAGTAGTACAACCAAACATACGGACCCTAAAGGATTCCACCCAATCTGGAATCCGATCCGTTAAATCAGTTAGAGGCCTTGCTTCACCCTCTCTTATCCTTCACTAAACCAAAGCAACTCTCCACCACTACTTCCTGAGTCCAACACAGTTACTTCCAAACTCTTTGAACTCTTCCGACAGAGCCATTAATTTCAAGCTCTGTCAATGGCACTACCAAGTCCTCAGTTGCAGAAATTCCTCTTGGCAAAGCTCCAAAACTACAGCAGGTCCAGCTTCAAGCCACCGAAGAAATTCACTAGTACCGCCAAACCAAGAAGTGGATGCTGCTCGGCTATTGCTATCGATGTGCCGTCAAGGCTAAGCGGTTTAGCCGGTGTTCGTTGGGGATTGACAACCCTGCAGGGTCTTCGGGAAGAGATGGAAGACGATGCTGTTGTCCGGTCTGATGGCCTTGATGGGTTCTCGTTTGCTGCAGTTTTTGATGGGCATGGTGGGTTTTCTTCAGTCAAGTTCCTCAGGTTAGGCCAAGTGGAAATGATATAGTTTGATCCAAGTGTGCAATTTTCTTAGAAGGGGAAAATAGAGTACTACTTTTTCTATGCTCGTTTCTTTGGTTtcgatttaatttattttgtgggATACTGGGGTTACGGTAGCACTTATGTTAATAGGCGTGATGGGCTGCCatgcttgtctttttttttttcttgctttcttcAATTGCATATTAAGCAAGTAATTGGATTTGCTTGGATTAGATTATATTGGAAACATGTACATGTATTTGTTTGCCGATTCTCCTGTGTATATTAGGAAGACTCAATCTCTATCCAAGTATCTCAAACTATTGACAGAATCATCTCTTCCCATAATTTAGTTTGCACAAAATCAgggatttattattttaggcAATTGTTACAATAGTATAGTTTCCTTATATGTAAATTTCCATTATTAGTTTCATTGTAcgcttatatattttgtaaagcagaacacaaaatcaatatacagaattattcaaacactttttccctctttcttaacatggtatcaggcTAGGTTACGTTTTCTTGGCATCACCATGGATGAATCCTCCAACCCGTCTCTCCCTTCCCTCCCTTCCCCTTATCTTCTTCATCCCTCAGATTCACCCAGCTTAACCCTTGTCAATGGACTCCTAACCGGCGACAACTAtcccaaatggcaaaaagccatgacccGAGCCCTCAATGCCAAAAACAAACTCTGTTTTGTTGATGGCACTCTCAAAGCTCCTGAACCTAATACACCCGAGTACACCCGATGGAACCAAACAAAGGATATGGTTCTTACCTGGATCCTCAACTCCATCAGCCCCTCTCTTGCGAATTCTCTTGAATATCACACCAACCCACGTGATGTTTGGCTGGACCTTTCCTCTCGGTTTTGTCATGGCAATAATGCCAGAATCTACCAACTCAAACGGACTCTATCTTCCCTACATCAAACCACAAATTCCATTCATGATTACTATAAccaaatcaaacaaatttgggatgaacttgGTCATCTCAAACAAAGCACTGACCTCACAGCTTTACAGCAGCAAGCCGATGATGAACAGGTGTTCCAGTTCCTCCTCGGTCTCAACGATTCCTTCGCCTCTCTTCGCACTCAAATCTTAGCCATGGATCCACTTCCACCGATCAGCAAAGTCttctctattttgtttcaaGAAGAGCAACAAAGGTTGCTCAACGTTAGACCCCCTCAATCGGAAATCATGGCCATGGCTGTTCGATCTAGTGGACGCCCAAAAAACCCTTTCAAGTGCACGGCTTGCGGCAAAGATGGTCATACCCGAGATCGTTGTTGGACTCTCGTCGGTTACCCTCCTGGACGAAACCCGCGACCCAAGACCCAGCCCTCCATTCTCGGACAGCCTCCGTCTAGCGTCAATCAGACCACTGCCGTTTCATCGGCTTCAAGCCCGGTTCCTGGTTTGTCACCGGAGCTCTACCAGAAGCTTCTCGGCTTGCTCGCGCCATCTTCTTCTCCGATTGAGTCATCTGTGAACTTCATTGGTAACCTCTTCTCCCCTCATCTTGATTTTCCTCTCAATCGGCGCCTCCATTGGGTGGTAGACAGTGGCGCGAGCCACCATATCTGCCACCACAAGGAAGCTTTCGCCGATCTCCAACCCCTTGCAACCCCCCATTCGATTCGGCTTCCCACGGGTCAAGATGTGCCTGCCGAGGGTCTCGGCACATGTGTTCTCTCCCCTTCTCTCATTCTCACTCAAGTTTATTTTGTTCCCCTCTTAACCTTCAATCTATTATCTGTTTCCCAAATTGCCCTTCACAATTCTTGCATTATTACTTTCTCTTCTAATAATTGCTTATTTCAGGACCCACAGTCGATGAAGCTGATTGGAGCGGGTGAACTCTGCAATGGGCTTTACGTGTACCGTCCCGACCCACCTGTGATTTTTGCTGCTCAATCTACTGCTAATAAGACCCTATGGCATCAACGTCTAGGTCATCCCTCCagttttattattcctaaaattttagattctccttgtattctttctaattgtgatgtttgtgctcGTTCTAAACATACAAGATTACCCTTTCCAATTTTTGCTAATAAAAGTGTTTTTGCTTTTAAtcgtattttttgtgatatttggggcgGATATCATACTTCTTCCTTATCTGGAGCACATTA includes these proteins:
- the LOC108993975 gene encoding protein PLASTID TRANSCRIPTIONALLY ACTIVE 7 isoform X1 — its product is MAISALSCTLYSASTVRIEARAWNSWRPSCPVRPLVMSQIQKDGPGRRVWRRRKLTKKDDMLRYKLERIPFLEEQMRKVRETGKLLTMDIERLLLSEDNRFDFVNEVAAEAKEYVENNVDEYGGRKKAILHVLSNRVNDAGFYRPEAYEESDPFKPGPDYLKEEFT
- the LOC108993975 gene encoding protein PLASTID TRANSCRIPTIONALLY ACTIVE 7 isoform X2, with protein sequence MAISALSCTLYSASTRIEARAWNSWRPSCPVRPLVMSQIQKDGPGRRVWRRRKLTKKDDMLRYKLERIPFLEEQMRKVRETGKLLTMDIERLLLSEDNRFDFVNEVAAEAKEYVENNVDEYGGRKKAILHVLSNRVNDAGFYRPEAYEESDPFKPGPDYLKEEFT